cacacctacggtcaatttagagtcaccagttaacctaacctgcatgtctttggactgtgggggaaaccggagcacccggaggaaacccacgcggacacggggagaacatgcaaactccccacagaaaggccctcgctggccacggggctcgaacccggaccttcttgctgtgaggcgacagcgctaaccactacaccaccgtgccacccgcaccAGGATATACTCTATGTATATGCctgcacaccacacacacacagtctgttttAAATTCAGAGTTACAACGACGCACACATTTCACACccaggtgtgcgcgcgcacacccctCGAAACACACAGTTTGCCTTTGATGACGCTGAAATTTCCACCTCACCTGTTTGAACAGAAAGTGGGAAAATGCAGCACCTGAGCAAATCTTTCATACCTCAGAGAGTTTCTCATGTCTGTGTGTGGGAGCGATTCACCTGACGACAGGAGTTTAATACATTACCTGTTAACAGGTAATATGTTACCTGTGGGACGTTTAGATAGAGGTAGATAGAAATGGTTGCCAGGTGCACTTCAGTTCTTATTCACAGTTTGGTCGATGAATGAATTCAGAAGATTAACGCAGATTGATGTGATTAATAGGTAGTTCAGATATGTCCATTTACACTCTGATGAAGAATTATGGCAAAATGACAAATAGTTGGACAATTACAGTGTCCAGTTCGAGGCAGCCAGACATGATGAATATGAAGCCGAGTTAATATCTAACACCACCTATGTTAATTAACGTGCAACTTGCTCATGACCAGAACACTATTGAATTAATGAAATATTTCCGATTATTCGCGCCTAATTTATTAATCCCGTCTTCCTTCACTCACCCACTTTCAGAAGAGCGCTTTCGTACCCAGCTGATTGTCCGACAGTCGCTCACCTGCTTGTTTTGTCCGATTACCAAGCGAGCGTTCCTCTTTCTTTGTTTCTCCTCATTTCTCCACGGCTCATCTCTTTGTTTGCGCTGAAGATCTTGGGCGAGAGATCGAGAGAGACGTTGAATTGTGCCGAAGCCGTCACTCCGGTGCACATCAAAGGCGTCTCTCTATTACAGTGTGCGACTGAAGTTCACATATTGCTCTACTTCAGCTCACACTCTTCACACCCAACACAATAACCCACACGTGTAGTCTCGCACGTACTGTATGCACTCTCGCACCCTTTCATGGGCCAAGAAGATGATGCAGTTGTTCAGAGCCTCGTTTGTGTATTTATTCACGTTATACACATTTTATATACGACAGTAAATACCGTGTTGTGTATCAGTGACTTTctgtaacctctctctctctctaaagcaCAGCTCATTGACAGGTTGTGTGTTAGTCTGTGTGAGAGACTCAAACACACAGCATATGTCCTTGTACTCATATCATTGCACTTACCCCTCTTGctgtacacctctctctctctctctctctctcaggcacaCCAGACGCATTTTCTCAGCTCCTCACCTGTCCCTATTGCTCTCGAGGCTACAAGCGCTACACGTCTCTGAAGGAGCACATAAAGTATAGACACGAGAAGAGCGAAGACAACTTCAGCTGCTCACTTTGCAGCTACACTTTCTCCCACCGCACACAGCTCGACCGACACATGAGCGCGCACAAAGCAGGCAGAGACCAGGTACTGCGTTTAACCTTCAATCCTTCATTCATCATCCACAACACATATCATGCTTTTGGAACTGTGTAGCTTATTTGACAGCGTAGATTCTTTTCAAGATGTGAAACTAGCTCAGTACTGAGATATCCTAATTCCACTCTATGGGGGTTTCCTTAAATTTGTGTGGGTCGTGAAGCTGAATGTGTAAATGTTGAATAACTCATCATTCATTTCTCAAAGTACATAAATTAAAATACATTTGATATTTTATGAATAATCAAGTATACCTATGGAAGTACAGCGCTATAAAGCACCTTTTTATGTCACTTTTTAGCGGCATGTAACCCAAACAGGGGGTGGAGGAAACCGTAAGTTTAAGTGCACTGAATGTGGCAAAGCCTTCAAGTACAAACACCACCTGAAAGAACACCTGCGTATCCACAGTGGTGAGCAcgctaacgttttttttttttttgaacagcatGTCTGTCTGTGTATTTGTGTTGGTTAATAAGGAAATTCAACATTAGTGCGCACTGCCAAAGTCCTGCATATGTAGTTTCTGGCTGGTCCTCTGGAATAGGAAACATGCTTGTGTTTATACTGGCTCTTAATTGTGCAGTTAAAGGAAACTAATTGCTCAGAAATCGATTTCATCTGCGCTTTTTGTACTGTCtgctttatttaattttatttacaattcagTATTTATTATGAAGGTATTTTTCCAGACTTCGATTTAATTTCCCCAACGAAGGGGATATTTCTAGCTAAGTATAAAATGGAACCGTGCTAGCATAAATTCAAGTGTAAAGATGGGGAAAGATTTTTTGGAAATGAATAACATTTCTCCGTTTGtgtcatacaggagagaagccatacgaATGCCCCAACTGTAAAAAGCGTTTCTCTCACTCCGGCTCCTACAGTTCCCATATCAGCAGCAAGAAATGCATCGGCCTCATTTCCGTCAACGGGCGACCGCGACCCTCGCCATCCACAGGAGGCACCAAAACCCCTCAGTGTCCTTCACCGTCCCTGCCCTCTTCCCCCGCTACTGCCCGGACTCAGAGCCGTGACAAACTGGACCATAGTAAACCCCTACAGGAGCAGCTCCCGATCACACAGATTAAGTCTGAGCCATTGGATTACGAGTACAAGCCTGTGGTAGTTGCCCCGGCTGCACCTGGAGGAGTAAACGGGGTTTTCCAAGGAGGGGCAGCAGCACCCCTACAGGGGGCAGTTCAGGCTGTCGTCCTCCCCACTGTAGGACTGGTCTCCCCAATCAGCATTAATCTAGGGGACTTGCAGAATATGCTAAAGGTGGCAGTGGATGGGAATGTGATCAGGCAGGTTTTGGAGAACGCCCAGACCAAAGGCCAGCCTGCAGGCACCGGCAGAGTGGCTATTGCACAGGCTCCTCAGCAAGTCATCCAAGCCATCAGTCTTCCCATTGTCGACCAGGACGGTACCACCAAGATCATAATCAACTACAGCCTTGACCCATCACAGGCTCAGGCAGCTCTGCAGAACTTGAAGAAAGAGCAGATCGGGCAGAATACAGACTCCTGCAAGGCTGAACGACTGCCTGAGGACCTGACGGTTAAAAGCAAGACAACCAGGGATGAAACCACCGTCACTGTGGATGAAGAGTGGCAACAGGAGAAGGGCAGACTCTACAATCACATGACAAACACACACTGTGGCAAAGAGGAACAGGAGGTTAATGGAACCCACTTGGAGGAGAAGTCTGAAGCAGATGTTGAACTGTATCCTGGGCAGCCCCCACTGAAGAACCTTATGTCCTTGCTTAAGGCTTACTTTGCCTTAAACGCAGAACCCTCCAAGGAGGAGCTGGCAAAGATTTCAGAGTCGGTCAATCTTCCGAATGATATAGTCAGGAAGTGGTTTGAGAAGATGCAGAATGGGCAGATTCCGATGGAGGTCTCTGCAGCCACACCCCAGAAAGAGCAGACTAACGGGATAGACATTAATGGCACTCTGGAGGAAACCCTCAAGTCGATGTCGGAGCAGGACAACAAaagcaaccaagaggaggaggagatggagctTCGTAGCCCAACAGAGGGCACTACAGCTGGCATAAGTGGAACAGAAAATGGCCCCACATCCCCTTTACCACTAAATTTATCTGCAGATGGGCCTGTGCCAGCCCAGACTGCGGAGGAAGGAGAGGGACCTCTTGATTTGTCTCTCCCAAAATCTGTAGCGGCAGCAAATGCAACCAGCGCTCACTCTGTTTACTCAGCTCAGGACGAGCCTCTGAACTTGGTTTGCACAAAGAAGGACGTGCTCAGCAATGCAAGCACCAGCACTGCCATCTATGCCAGCCAAACAAGTGCCAATCCCCTGAACATTGTGACCACTCAACTGCCCACGCTGGTGGCTATTGCCAAGCAAGGACCCGGGCAGTGCCTGCGTACACTCACCACCACTAAACAGACCATCTTAATCCCACAGTTAGCCTACACCTACACCACTACAGCCTCCAGCCCAGCAGGGGGCGACACCCCACAGAAGGCCATACTGCAAGTCAACGGTGTCAAGGTGAGACCAAAAACCACTGAAAACAGGGAAGTGAAATACTGTGTCCTGAGTGAAAATAACAGAATTAAATGGATTGAGGGTTGATGAGGTTTCGATTGTCTGTACTAGTTGATGCAGTCTGACTGATCTCGAGCATTAGTTGTCCACATTTATGTTCTAGTGGAACCATTGTTTATTCCAACTTAAAAAGCCCTCATTTGTTTCAACTTTCATGACAAATTgtgtggattattattattattattggaaaatctaaaatgtatttttttcttcttctacttACCACAAAATGCAGAAGACATAAAATAAAGTTGAAGTAAAAAACAGAGGtattacattttattctatccacattcactggatatgagcaatcacatgctccgattggctactctactcctaggatatcagttcatatactgtgagtagagaaaaacaaaatggcggtgtgcatcaagtcagatacatcactttatcaagtatttaaaagaaacagaaatagctaagggcggcacggtggtgtagtggttagcgctgtcgcctcacagcaagaaggtcctgggttcgagccccggggccggcgagggcctttctgtgtggagtttgcatgttctccccgtgtccgtgtgggtttcctccgggtgctccggtttcccccacagtcccagtggggggttaactggtgactctaaattgaccgtaggtgtgaatgtgagtgtgaatggttgtctgtgtctatgtgtcagccctgtgatgacctggcgacttgtccagggtgtaccccgcctttcgcccgtagtcagctgggataggctccagcttgcctgcgaccctgtagaaggataaagcggctacagatgagatgagatgagaaatagctaaaagaatatagtcccccccaatatctcctgttccacactccagctcagttgaaggcagtaatgcacctttaagttggtttgccaaccgccaaaaaaaccctaaagaagaagaagaaactggcagagcgtgttactgagccaaataaaaactctactcgaagacaaaaccccaaaaaacacacaaaaaaaagcagaaaaatatagaataaaagtatttgatggtaagaacgtatcttttttttccccaagaattattattattagcatttttcacaaatcgatactgtcattttgctggtttgtttacgttctaagcggaaattactttgtcggacgttttgtataaaatttttatttagcgaatttgcaaaaagtaaacataaaaatgctccagcgaaaatccagtgaatgtggatagaattaaacatGATCACTACAATGACATAAAAAGTAGCGGTAaaacaataataatgataagtcagataataattaacagttattcgaccaaatctcatcgtacatggcttatagccaactcggtgctactgtacgcgcctcgtcggctatcggctcatgtacgactcaatttcgtggaataactgttaattattatctGACTTATAATTATTATTGTTTTACCACTACTTTTTGTGTCAGTGTAGTCATCATTGCTGGCCAGCTTGGTATCTTTACTTTGATTATATGTAAGTATATGAGTCCCACGTAGGCCCACATGTACACCCCTGTGGAGGTGTAGAGTCCGGCGTTATACCAAGATTTCACATTGGCAGTGATTTCTATACCATGTGATTTTAGAAAATACTTGTGGAGgtgggggtggtgtagtggttagcgctgtcgcctcacagcaagaaggtccgggctcgagccccgtggccggcgagggcctttctgtgcggagtttgcatgttctccccatgtccgcgtgggtttcctccgggtgctccggtttcccccacagtccaaagacatgcaggttaggttaactggtgactctaaattgagcgtaggtgtgaatgtgagtgtgaatggttgtctgtgtctatgtgtcagccctgtgatgacctggcgacttgtccagggtgtaccccgcctttcgcctgtagtcagctgggataggctccagcttgcctgcgaccctgcacaggataaagcggttacggataatggatgtggAGATGGAATAATAGAATATACACATTATATGAAACAAAGCAAcacatgttggtgtgtgtgtgtgtaggaggagAAGCTGGAGGCCAGTTCAGAGGTGGCTTCAGTGCTGGAGGAACAAACGGACTCAGACTCCGGCCTGGTgaggaagaagatgaagaagactgAAAATGGCTTGTATGCCTGTGACCTGTGTGACAAAATCTTCCAGAAGAGTAGCTCGCTGCTTCGGCATAAATATGAACACACAGGtacgtttttttgtttgtttgtttgtttgtttttttaaatacatgcatgcaaaGATCAACTTATTCCTCTGCTCCTCAAGACAAAGAATTGAACACAAAATGCATTCAAAAGTGAAAATCCGCCCAAAGAATTCCAGTTGCGACATGATGGTTACATATTACAAATATACTGTAATAGCAGGAGGGTGTGGTGAATTTTCCCCTTTTCACTTGGAACCCAGCGTGTTACATTACAGTCTGTTAGTAATTTTCTCTCTTTCTGGGAGCATAAGATTTCAGTTAAGTCGAGAGCTGCTCACATCGCCCTGTTCAGATACTGAGCCAAAAGCCAGCAGCCTACCTCCTAATGACATCACTGTGCATTTTCTTTCCTTCGCTCGAAAGCCACGGTTTATATAACCCTTACCTCCAGCCCATGGGCTGTCACACTCTGTTTTGATTCATTGTTTGGTTTCATTATCCATGGATACATAATGACATGTAGCGCTTAATCCTGTGTGAGCAGGTTGGGGAAAGGAGATTAATATAGAGGTATTTGTCACTAAGCAGCTTCAGAAGCCAGTCTGTGTACGGTACCTTTTAAAGGCCTTGTGGAACATACTCGCTTTCTCAGCTCCTGCGTATGATGGCATGTAACAGGACTAACAGTGATAATTACTCAGTACTTGAAGGGGAAAATAAACGTACTGGATTAGTGGCAGGGCTTGAAACGAACATCCACACACCCAAGCAGCGTGTGTAAAATATGGAACCAAGGAATAACACTTCATTTAGCAGCCACTTGATCAGGTGAACTTATAATCTATATTCTGTAGGATGTTTTCTTGGACGTGTACATTTTGTTCACTTACAGTAGACCCGGTCTGATAATGACACAACTGACCGCAGACAAGAATgggggtgggggaaaaaaaaaaagggtgcaaGAAAAGCAAAGATAAAACAGGTGGATTAGAGATTCAGAGATGTCCCAGGCAACAACTAATATTATTCCAGGACCGTTGTTGAGTAAGTGATGATTCATAGCACATCATTCGTGGTGACAGACTCTTGTCAGTTTTATGAATTTAACATGCTTGTCTTAACATCCAGTTTAGCATGATCGAGCCGCTCGTATTCACAGACAGCAGGAATAAATCGCGATAGGTCTGTTCCAGGAA
Above is a genomic segment from Neoarius graeffei isolate fNeoGra1 chromosome 14, fNeoGra1.pri, whole genome shotgun sequence containing:
- the zeb1b gene encoding zinc finger E-box-binding homeobox 1b isoform X1, which translates into the protein MADGPRCKRRKQPNPKRTSVSNYSHVLEGQSDSDDEDKLHIVEEEGTPMDGADGDSVAHDDDANGPEDRWDEVKEECVSEEDERSRDALVEEMLQQGDTAIIFPEAPEDEPRQGTPETSGHDENGTPDAFSQLLTCPYCSRGYKRYTSLKEHIKYRHEKSEDNFSCSLCSYTFSHRTQLDRHMSAHKAGRDQRHVTQTGGGGNRKFKCTECGKAFKYKHHLKEHLRIHSGEKPYECPNCKKRFSHSGSYSSHISSKKCIGLISVNGRPRPSPSTGGTKTPQCPSPSLPSSPATARTQSRDKLDHSKPLQEQLPITQIKSEPLDYEYKPVVVAPAAPGGVNGVFQGGAAAPLQGAVQAVVLPTVGLVSPISINLGDLQNMLKVAVDGNVIRQVLENAQTKGQPAGTGRVAIAQAPQQVIQAISLPIVDQDGTTKIIINYSLDPSQAQAALQNLKKEQIGQNTDSCKAERLPEDLTVKSKTTRDETTVTVDEEWQQEKGRLYNHMTNTHCGKEEQEVNGTHLEEKSEADVELYPGQPPLKNLMSLLKAYFALNAEPSKEELAKISESVNLPNDIVRKWFEKMQNGQIPMEVSAATPQKEQTNGIDINGTLEETLKSMSEQDNKSNQEEEEMELRSPTEGTTAGISGTENGPTSPLPLNLSADGPVPAQTAEEGEGPLDLSLPKSVAAANATSAHSVYSAQDEPLNLVCTKKDVLSNASTSTAIYASQTSANPLNIVTTQLPTLVAIAKQGPGQCLRTLTTTKQTILIPQLAYTYTTTASSPAGGDTPQKAILQVNGVKEEKLEASSEVASVLEEQTDSDSGLVRKKMKKTENGLYACDLCDKIFQKSSSLLRHKYEHTGKRPHECGICSKAFKHKHHLIEHLRLHSGEKPYQCDKCGKRFSHSGSYSQHMNHRYSYCKKEAHSQNLAQRDEEEENPNEEQPGAVNAATSPPSQVDSDERGSSAREDEESEEDDEMGSGSMVDEDEIQVVRIGEEGGEDEEDTGEQDRMEEMDTSHGGHEEVTVESQEEGEEDGEMVKVVVMQDDEEDEEQMENTEAMDMQENIGEEKAKDEGENVKEEGGNEGNTTSENRDVK
- the zeb1b gene encoding zinc finger E-box-binding homeobox 1b isoform X2, which codes for MSTCAVSNYSHVLEGQSDSDDEDKLHIVEEEGTPMDGADGDSVAHDDDANGPEDRWDEVKEECVSEEDERSRDALVEEMLQQGDTAIIFPEAPEDEPRQGTPETSGHDENGTPDAFSQLLTCPYCSRGYKRYTSLKEHIKYRHEKSEDNFSCSLCSYTFSHRTQLDRHMSAHKAGRDQRHVTQTGGGGNRKFKCTECGKAFKYKHHLKEHLRIHSGEKPYECPNCKKRFSHSGSYSSHISSKKCIGLISVNGRPRPSPSTGGTKTPQCPSPSLPSSPATARTQSRDKLDHSKPLQEQLPITQIKSEPLDYEYKPVVVAPAAPGGVNGVFQGGAAAPLQGAVQAVVLPTVGLVSPISINLGDLQNMLKVAVDGNVIRQVLENAQTKGQPAGTGRVAIAQAPQQVIQAISLPIVDQDGTTKIIINYSLDPSQAQAALQNLKKEQIGQNTDSCKAERLPEDLTVKSKTTRDETTVTVDEEWQQEKGRLYNHMTNTHCGKEEQEVNGTHLEEKSEADVELYPGQPPLKNLMSLLKAYFALNAEPSKEELAKISESVNLPNDIVRKWFEKMQNGQIPMEVSAATPQKEQTNGIDINGTLEETLKSMSEQDNKSNQEEEEMELRSPTEGTTAGISGTENGPTSPLPLNLSADGPVPAQTAEEGEGPLDLSLPKSVAAANATSAHSVYSAQDEPLNLVCTKKDVLSNASTSTAIYASQTSANPLNIVTTQLPTLVAIAKQGPGQCLRTLTTTKQTILIPQLAYTYTTTASSPAGGDTPQKAILQVNGVKEEKLEASSEVASVLEEQTDSDSGLVRKKMKKTENGLYACDLCDKIFQKSSSLLRHKYEHTGKRPHECGICSKAFKHKHHLIEHLRLHSGEKPYQCDKCGKRFSHSGSYSQHMNHRYSYCKKEAHSQNLAQRDEEEENPNEEQPGAVNAATSPPSQVDSDERGSSAREDEESEEDDEMGSGSMVDEDEIQVVRIGEEGGEDEEDTGEQDRMEEMDTSHGGHEEVTVESQEEGEEDGEMVKVVVMQDDEEDEEQMENTEAMDMQENIGEEKAKDEGENVKEEGGNEGNTTSENRDVK